A genomic region of Drosophila kikkawai strain 14028-0561.14 chromosome X, DkikHiC1v2, whole genome shotgun sequence contains the following coding sequences:
- the Pi4KIIIalpha gene encoding phosphatidylinositol 4-kinase alpha, whose amino-acid sequence MTMTASDKYTYQRTVLCLARVLAGIQPTPWEKVQTLFRYCPQENAAGVFCLDTRAQDAVIALGIYFLEGGCQHESQIVPYLLRLAKCLPKAVWIDDARSSKIERIRIPSAEKFSFCLNTLLSDIAAKCPDSREEIILNQVETLGALANIVKSSRDSSSAPPPIILCKATVPLLFGLARSMGRYAGNDPPLLCRIFPPELLPIQRGWGRDGNGGSSSSASGTCGGSFSSSERLAATHQFRPIIPRSMSGSLAQAQAHDDARHRYTAGKHKPSLHSYFSVPYDPRTHFFTRYGSSFNQFPNMRVCESPTKAGPGPRAMYRVPPFPIQHLQTIFAVSKKLLTKDTLEHLDEQASDIFSLHQIKGYCYKSFSETLNLVLVTLLRELLQHQVDLPTPFTKDVQEFVKRLFLNGQTELQNKQQDQERERREENGIAVVNKYKVNVMANAACVDLLVWAIRDETEADKLCGRLSQKLNLVLSHKIVMDHMPLLMVCLEGLGKLAQKFPNIAGTSISYLRDFLVDPSPILGKLHAHAMQTLAQQKKEKELTPFKIVVQHSDSRAVVDIFGENGAGKTPNSSGPGGGTGRSGHAAFEALRDAAIENLSIALRAAHTLDQFCVPALVANVSNRLFTAEKSESESNLVSLNIIVMLGHVAVALKDTSKTTQNILQFFIQRFCKVPSEQNALIVDQLGCMIISQCETHVFDEIMKMFSRVTVQSASLAYTSDPEHRKQFHHVSDAVVNALGNIAANIQGDAEMLELLGKLLELFVQIGLDGERSYDNTPGAQKASSRAGNLGMLIPVIAVLVRRLPPIKNPRQRLHKLFKDFWAYCVVMGFTNARLWPADWYQGVQQIAAKSPLLISQTAHKSDMRELNYTLAIKSDSVNELRSQILVLLEHSTDNVATAINKLTFAQCTYLLSVYWLEMLRVENADEPSLEPIMSYLCDTALQRDKTGIWQCVKCVADQVFEKFRNVLYAHDEIREKVLESQATLLLVYFNHIHKPIQVVADQYLSFLVDRFPHLLWNRRVLWCMLDILQLLAYSLSLDPNEETPTLRVVSTPYTLQLMDSLPARELRLKDFADRCQGIVNEAMKWAPRSTRSHLQEYPNQIPTPVLAHHSGLALAFDSVVSSSSSAMHPGSVVGTLSKRPSCVNSDTPRFVSVLCLRSKYAGEISGLLSVLSERDKAGLADRLVSDVWEACSEKSDARHRGALWRATAYLIICSEIDRKLLHAVASSQLELFTESAMETAVECWQWVLTARQDLELCFIQEMVSAWQTTFEKRMGLFAWETEVTHPLAAYEGCRLVCKPILIAPHLIWLQLLSEMVDTAKYCNRDKVEMFCLLLHRCLPILKSSKQNRQVSTVGCRFKLLQCGLSLLQGNTIPKSLARNILRERIYSNALDYFCGPPTCPNQSREQLLEDILILLKFWQTMRSEKKHLVTSEVGDYDLTNASVSSTQMLAVRANPETASLISGGGGMASDYGRSMSTSGNAMGMGMGGTGGGSNSGWYNTIPHSTSTLSKRSNRSKRLQYQKDSYDKDYMKKRNLILELLAVELEFLITWYNPNSLPDLTVPGEEQITEWRTRPYKPNVWRDYARLAWCYNPALAVFLPQRIKNAEIIDEEVSRLVCSDPIAVCHIPEALKYLCTTKNLLQESPDLVYILSWSPVTPIQALAYFSRQYPSHPLTAQYAVKTLSSYPAESVLPYIPQLVQALRHDTMGYVVEFIKNISRRSQIVAHQLIWNMQTNMYMDEDQQHRDPNLYEALDQLSQSIIASFSGAAKRFYEREFDFFGKITAVSGEIRSFPKGIERKNACLAALSRIKVQGGCYLPSNPEAMVLDIDYGSGTPMQSAAKAPYLARFRVYRCGITELETRAMEVSNNPNSQEDAKMTLGVESWQAAIFKVGDDVRQDMLALQVITIFKNIFQQVGLDLFLFPYRVVATAPGCGVIECVPNAKSRDQLGRQTDSGLSEYFQHQYGDESSKEFQAARANFVKSMAAYSLIGYLLQIKDRHNGNIMIDKDGHIIHIDFGFMFESSPGGNIGFEPDMKLTDEMVMIMGGKMDSPAFKWFCELCVQAFLAVRPYQDAIVSLVSLMLDTGLPCFRGQTINLLKQRFVATKNNKEAAAHMLSVIRNSYQNFRTRTYDMIQYYQNQIPY is encoded by the exons ATGACGATGACCGCCTCGGATAAATACACGTACCAGCGTACGGTCCTGTGCCTGGCCCGCGTCCTGGCCGGAATCCAGCCGACGCCCTGGGAGAAG GTTCAGACCCTTTTCCGGTACTGCCCACAGGAAAATGCGGCCGGTGTCTTTTGCTTGGACACCCGGGCTCAGGATGCGGTGATTGCTTTGGGCATTTACTTCCTGGAAGGTGGCTGCCAGCACGAATCCCAGATCGTGCCCTATTTGCTGCGTCTGGCCAAATGTTTGCCGAAGGCCGTCTGGATCGATGATGCCCGAAGCAGCAAAATTGAGC GCATTCGCATTCCCTCGGCGGAGAAGTTCAGCTTCTGTCTGAACACCCTGCTCTCGGATATAGCTGCCAAGTGCCCCGATTCCCGCGAGGAGATCATTCTCAATCAGGTGGAGACCCTCGGTGCCCTGGCCAACATTGTCAAGTCCAGCAGGGATAGCAGCTCGGCACCGCCACCGATAATATTGTGCAAGGCAACGGTGCCGCTGCTCTTTGGCTTGGCGCGATCGATGGGTCGTTATGCCGGCAACGATCCACCGCTGCTGTGCCGCATCTTTCCGCCGGAGCTGCTGCCCATCCAACGCGGATGGGGTCGCGACGGCAATGGTGGCTCAAGCAGCAGTGCCAGCGGCACCTGTGGCGGTTCCTTTAGCAGCAGTGAACGCCTGGCGGCCACACACCAATTCCGACCCATAATACCCCGCTCGATGTCCGGGAGCCTGGCGCAGGCGCAGGCGCATGACGATGCACGTCATCGGTACACCGCGGGCAAGCACAAGCCGTCGCTGCACAGCTACTTCTCAGTGCCGTACGATCCGCGGACGCATTTCTTCACGCGCTACGGCTCCAGCTTTAACCAGTTCCCCAATATGCGTGTCTGCGAGTCGCCCACGAAGGCCGGCCCCGGTCCCCGAGCCATGTACCGTGTGCCCCCGTTTCCCATCCAGCATCTGCAGACCATATTCGCCGTATCCAAGAAGCTGCTCACCAAGGACACGCTGGAGCACTTGGACGAGCAGGCCAGCGATATCTTCTCGCTGCACCAAATCAAGGGCTACTGCTACAAGAGCTTCTCGGAGACACTGAACCTGGTGCTGGTCACCCTGCTGCGCGAGTTGTTGCAGCATCAGGTGGACCTGCCAACACCGTTCACCAAGGATGTCCAGGAGTTCGTCAAGCGGCTGTTTCTCAACGGGCAGACGGAGCTGCAGAACAAGCAGCAGGATCAGGAGCGAGAGCGACGCGAGGAGAACGGCATTGCGGTGGTCAACAAGTACAAGGTCAATGTGATGGCCAACGCGGCTTGTGTGGACCTTCTGGTCTGGGCCATACGCGATGAGACGG AGGCGGACAAGCTGTGCGGCCGGCTCTCCCAGAAGCTCAACCTGGTGCTCAGCCACAAGATCGTGATGGATCACATGCCGCTGCTGATGGTCTGCCTGGAGGGGCTGGGCAAGCTGGCCCAGAAGTTCCCCAACATAGCGGGCACCTCGATCTCGTATCTGCGCGACTTCCTGGTGGATCCCAGCCCCATTCTGGGCAAGCTGCATGCCCACGCCATGCAGACGCTGGCCCAGcagaagaaggagaaggagctgaCGCCGTTCAAGATTGTGGTACAGCATTCGGACTCGCGGGCTGTCGTCGATATCTTTGGGGAGAATGGCGCCGGCAAGACGCCAAACAGCAGCGGTCCCGGCGGCGGCACAGGCCGGAGTGGCCATGCCGCCTTCGAGGCCCTGCGGGATGCCGCCATAGAGAATTTGTCCATTGCCCTGAGAGCGGCCCATACCCTGGACCAGTTCTGTGTCCCGGCGCTGGTGGCCAATGTATCCAATCGCCTGTTTACCGCCGAGAAGTCAGAGAG CGAATCGAACCTGGTGAGCCTAAACATCATCGTGATGCTGGGCCACGTGGCTGTGGCGCTGAAGGACACCTCGAAGACGACCCAGAACATCCTGCAGTTCTTCATCCAGCGCTTCTGCAAGGTGCCCTCAGAGCAGAACGCCCTGATCGTCGACCAGCTGGGCTGCATGATCATCTCGCAGTGCGAGACGCATGTCTTTGACGAGATTATGAAGATGTTCTCTCGCGTGACCGTACAGTCGGCCTCGCTGGCATACACCTCGGACCCGGAGCACCGGAAACAGTTCCACCATGTCTCCGATGCGGTGGTGAATGCTTTGGGCAATATCGCGGCCAACATCCAGGGCGACGCTGAGATGCTGGAGCTGCTGGGCAAACTGCTAGAGCTGTTCGTCCAGATCGGTTTGGATGGCGAGCGCAGCTACGACAACACACCGGGCGCCCAGAAGGCCAGCTCCCGGGCAGGTAATCTGGGCATGTTGATACCGGTGATTGCGGTACTGGTGCGCCGCCTTCCGCCGATCAAGAATCCCCGCCAGCGCCTGCACAAGCTCTTCAAGGACTTTTGGGCCTACTGTGTTGTTATGGGCTTCACCAATGCCCGCCTGTGGCCCGCCGATTGGTATCAGGGTGTCCAGCAGATAGCTGCCAAGTCGCCGCTCCTTATCTCGCAAACCGCCCACAAGTCAGACATGCGGGAACTCAACTACACGCTGGCCATCAAGAGCGACTCGGTGAACGAGCTGCGCAGCCAAATCCTTGTGCTGCTCGAGCACTCCACGGACAATGTGGCCACGGCCATCAACAAGCTGACCTTTGCCCAGTGCACCTACCTCTTGAGCGTCTACTGGCTGGAGATGCTGCGCGTGGAGAACGCGGACGAGCCGAGTCTGGAGCCGATCATGAGCTATCTCTGCGACACGGCCCTGCAGCGGGACAAGACGGGCATCTGGCAGTGTGTCAAGTG CGTGGCCGACCAGGTCTTTGAAAAGTTCCGCAATGTGCTGTATGCCCACGACGAGATCCGGGAGAAGGTGCTGGAGTCGCAGGcgacgctgctgctggtcTACTTCAATCACATCCACAAGCCCATCCAGGTGGTGGCCGATCAGTATCTGTCGTTTTTGGTGGACCGGTTCCCCCACCTGCTGTGGAACCGGCGCGTCCTCTGGTGCATGCTGGACATCCTCCAGCTGCTGGCCTACTCCCTCAGCCTGGACCCTAACGAGGAGACGCCAACGCTGCGGGTGGTCTCCACACCATATACCCTGCAGCTGATGGACTCGCTGCCGGCGCGGGAGCTGCGCCTGAAGGACTTTGCCGACCGGTGCCAGGGCATCGTCAACGAGGCTATGAAGTGGGCGCCCAGATCGACGCGGTCGCATCTGCAGGAGTATCCCAACCAGATACCCACGCCCGTGCTGGCCCACCACAGCGGTTTGGCGCTGGCCTTCGACTCGgtggtcagcagcagcagcagcgccatgCACCCCGGCTCGGTTGTGGGGACGCTGAGCAAGCGGCCCAGCTGCGTCAACTCGGACACGCCGCGTTTTGTGTCTGTGCTCTGCTTGCGCAGCAAGTACGCCGGCGAGATCAGCGGACTGCTTTCGGTGCTCAGCGAGCGGGACAAGGCCGGCCTGGCCGACCGGCTGGTCAGCGACGTGTGGGAGGCGTGCTCGGAGAAGAGCGATGCCCGGCATCGCGGCGCCTTATGGCGGGCCACCGCCTACCTGATCATCTGCTCGGAGATTGACCGGAAGCTGCTGCACGCGGTGGCCAGCTCGCAGCTGGAGCTGTTCACCGAATCGGCCATGGAGACGGCGGTGGAGTGCTGGCAGTGGGTGCTGACGGCGCGCCAGGATCTGGAGCTGTGCTTCATCCAGGAGATGGTCAGCGCCTGGCAGACGACATTCGAGAAGCGGATGGGCCTGTTCGCTTGGGAGACGGAAGTCACCCATCCACTGGCCGCCTACGAGGGCTGCCGGCTCGTGTGCAAGCCGATCCTGATTGCTCCGCATCTGATCTGGCTGCAGCTTCTCTCCGAGATGGTGGACACGGCCAAGTACTGCAACCGCGACAAGGTGGAGATGTTCTGCCTGCTGCTCCATCGCTGTCTTCCCATCCTGAAGAGCAGCAAGCAGAACCGCCAGGTCTCCACCGTCGGCTGCCGGTTCAAGCTACTGCAGTGCGGCCTGTCGCTGCTGCAGGGCAACACCATACCCAAGTCTTTGGCGCGGAATATCCTCCGCGAGCGGATCTACTCGAACGCTTTGGACTATTTCTGCGGTCCACCCACGTGCCCCAACCAGAGCCGGGAGCAGCTGCTCGAGGACATTTTGATCCTGCTCAAGTTCTGGCAGACGATGCGCAGCGAGAAGAAGCACCTGGTCACCTCCGAGGTGGGCGACTATGATCTGACCAATGCCTCCGTCAGTTCCACTCAAATGCTGGCCGTGCGGGCCAACCCGGAGACGGCATCCCTGATCAGCGGCGGCGGGGGCATGGCCTCGGACTATGGACGATCCATGAGCACCAGCGGCAATGccatgggcatgggcatgggcgGCACAGGCGGCGGTAGCAACAGCGGCTGGTACAACACGATTCCGCACTCGACGTCGACGCTGTCGAAGCGCTCGAATCGCTCCAAGCGGCTTCAGTACCAGAAGGACTCGTACGACAAGGACTACATGAAGAAGCGCAACCTGATCCTCGAGCTGCTGGCCGTGGAGCTGGAGTTTCTCATCACGTGGTACAATCCCAACAGCCTTCCAGACCTCACAGTGCCCG GCGAGGAACAGATCACCGAGTGGCGCACCCGACCGTACAAGCCTAATGTTTGGCGGGACTATGCCCGCCTCGCCTGGTGCTACAACCCCGCTTTGGCCGTCTTCCTGCCGCAGCGCATCAAGAACGCTGAAATCATTGACGAGGAGGTCTCCCGCCTGGTCTGCTCCGATCCCATTGCCGTCTGCCACATTCCGGAGGCACTCAAGTACCTGTGCACCACCAAGAACCTGCTGCAGGAGAGTCCCGATCTGGTGTACATACTCTCCTGGTCGCCGGTCACTCCCATCCAGGCGCTGGCCTACTTCTCGCGCCAATATCCCTCGCATCCGCTTACAGCTCAGTATGCCGTAAAGACGCTATCCTCGTATCCGGCCGAGTCGGTCCTGCCCTACATACCGCAGCTGGTGCAGGCGCTCCGGCACGACACCATGGGCTATGTGGTGGAGTTCATCAAGAACATATCGCGGCGATCGCAGATAGTGGCCCACCAGCTGATCTGGAACATGCAGACGAACATGTACATGGACGAGGACCAGCAGCACAGGGACCCCAATCTGTACGAGGCATTGGATCAGCTGTCGCAGAGCATCATTGCCTCCTTTTCGGGCGCCGCCAAGCGATTCTACGAGCGGGAGTTTGATTTCTTTGGCAAGATCACGGCCGTTTCCGGGGAGATCCGTTCCTTCCCCAAGGGCATCGAGCGGAAGAATGCCTGTTTGGCGGCGCTCAGCCGGATTAAGGTCCAGGGTGGATGCTATCTACCCTCCAATCCGGAGGCCATGGTCCTGGACATTGACTATGGCAGCGGCACGCCCATGCAGAGTGCGGCCAAGGCGCCGTATCTGGCCCGTTTTCGGGTATATCGCTGTGGCATTACCGAGCTGGAGACGCGAGCTATGGAGGTTTCCAATAACCCG AACTCCCAGGAGGATGCCAAGATGACCCTGGGCGTGGAGTCGTGGCAGGCGGCCATCTTTAAGGTGGGCGACGATGTGCGTCAGGATATGCTGGCCCTGCAGGTTATCACCATTTTCAAGAACATCTTCCAGCAGGTGGGACTCGACCTGTTCCTGTTCCCCTATCGCGTGGTGGCCACCGCCCCGGGT TGCGGCGTCATCGAGTGCGTGCCGAATGCCAAGTCGCGGGACCAGCTTGGCCGGCAGACGGACAGCGGCCTGTCCGAGTATTTCCAGCATCAGTATGGGGACGAGAGCTCCAAGGAGTTCCAGGCGGCGCGGGCGAACTTTGTCAAGTCGATGGCTGCCTACTCGCTGATTGGCTACCTGTTGCAGATCAAGGATCGCCACAACGGCAACATAATGATCGACAAGGATGGCCACATCATACACATAG ATTTTGGCTTTATGTTCGAGTCATCGCCCGGCGGCAACATCGGCTTCGAGCCGGACATGAAGCTCACCGACGAAATGGTCATGATCATGGGCGGCAAAATGGACTCGCCGGCCTTCAAATGGTTCTGCGAGCTATGCGTCCAGGCCTTCCTCGCCGTCCGGCCATATCAGGACGCTATTGTGTCGCTCGTATCGCTGATGCTGGACACCGGGCTGCCGTGTTTCCGTGGCCAGACGATTAATCTGCTGAAGCAGCGCTTTGTGGCCACCAAGAATAACAAGGAGGCGGCTGCCCACATGCTCTCCGTCATCCGCAACTCGTACCAGAACTTCCGCACGCGTACCTACGACATGATCCAGTACTACCAGAACCAGATCCCCTACTAG
- the Seipin gene encoding seipin: MNFLLRFVVFCLDPLGLGRRFFVRPALNLGWNVYDRVRSKADEKVGTVRELVLRLGLIAFAVVLIIWLAVFMYAAFYYMYMPAISHTRPVHMQFKTCLETSTPCTFPHAHVSLTKKQQLLMVGQAYKVIVNIDMPESPQNLELGMFMVCAEMRDYDSMLRGHSCRSAMMRYRSPLIRMISTWALSPLYVLGWKEEFQQVPVEIFSRYLEERQHPITDVYVEIQSQKIQFYTVTLHIVADFTGLRYIMFNWPVLSAIVAISTNLFFILVVFLLSWYHWSDASWLHSLQIKYARLTNTLQPGSAAGSVILSSASSLRDDDLVAYADDKSDIADVGGDPLNDTSDADDLVMVKSGSGKPRQRHVQKKTTADH, translated from the exons ATGAATTTCCTGCTGCGCTTCGTGGTCTTTTGCCTGGATCCGCTGGGCCTCGGCCGGCGTTTCTTTGTCCGCCCGGCCTTGAATCTCGGCTGGAACGTGTACGATCGCGTGCGAAGCAAGGCGGACGAGAAGGTGGGCACGGTTCGGGAGCTAGTACTCCGCCTGGGCCTCATCGCCTTTGCCGTGGTGCTCATCATCTGGCTGGCGGTCTTCATGTACGCCGCCTTCTACTACATGTACATGCCGGCCATTTCGCACACACGTCCTGTCCACATGCAGTTCAA AACCTGCCTGGAGACGAGCACACCCTGCACCTTTCCGCATGCCCACGTCTCGCTGACGAAGAAGCAACAGCTCCTGATGGTGGGCCAGGCGTACAAGGTGATCGTGAACATTGACATGCCGGAATCACCGCAGAACCTGGAGCTGGGCATGTTCATGGTGTGCGCCGAGATGAGGGACTACGATTCAATGCTGCGCGGTCACTCCTGTCGCTCGGCCATGATGCGCTACCGCTCGCCGCTCATCCGAATGATCTCTACGTGGGCGCTCAGTCCGCTGTATGTGCTCGGCTGGAAGGAGGAGTTCCAGCAGGTGCCGGTGGAGATATTCTCGCGGTATCTGGAGGAGCGCCAGCATCCGATTACGGATGTCTATGTGGAGATCCAGTCGCAGAAGATACAGTTCTACACGGTGACGCTGCATATTGTGGCTGATTTTACCGGGCTGCGGTACATCATGTTCAACTGGCCCGTCCTGTCGGCCATAGTGG CCATTAGCACCAATCTGTTCTTTATACTGGTCGTCTTTCTGCTCAGCTGGTACCACTGGTCCGACGCCAGCTGGCTGCACAGCCTGCAAATCAAGTATGCCCGTCTCACGAATACGCTGCAGCCCGGCAGCGCCGCCGGCAGCGTGATCCTCTCCAGCGCCAGCAGCCTGCGCGATGACGATCTGGTTGCGTATGCGGACGACAAGTCCGATATAGCGGACGTGGGCGGTGATCCGCTCAATGACACATCGGATGCGGATGATCTGGTGATGGTAAAGTCCGGCAGCGGCAAGCCGCGTCAGCGTCATGTCCAGAAGAAGACCACCGCTGATCACTAG
- the brv3 gene encoding polycystin-1-like protein 2 — protein MVRKQYWIKFFITVVLIILPVTAMGLIAGFKHEEVKFKNMLSSMVMVLLFQYLLGDPIRFAIQSIDEAFWPPPIYIPPRMKEPDTINRVDFLKQRLASQRRNLVISSRYRNWAVNEKYVLIAQDLLIYCKYFLCLMIMVLMSRDETHYHNTRSIQSLFWNNHTDYYGLKEVYFLNQLYDFIESTLVVAFNANLSRFGGPGWVHAEQTVMLGVIRLRQVRVEDTKVGWTEPQFSDMYYMPDWQLPYRRLHYADKYWRIYEPWIPITISFEFLDWLLMNFDHVGYLHRYPELIGYVSLLARSVPNNLKILDYLIEYHWLSLNTSAVFIDFTLYNVDVNLFSICTLRVEKTPFGPVVPQVDVDSWKLLEETDQMSYTKLASLSIYLVVLIQYAQMVVLKMWYEPNLLKDVWNILDILIILLNVVVIVMVRMREALVNNMLVKVAGTSKMEFIDFRRPSRLYEMSIVMVGFLICLTTLRLWRVLQFSSVFMIFTRSLYLAWTGVANTAMVIFVFLMGYCLAVVTINGNNSEHFVGLVKAVVMCMCFAFGFSSSVRPSELFHGGRVLGMILYAILAFVLAVLLINFLASLINHFFIVSRAIRDAQPTSGINFLQFLRVEYPTLFGCFRKLPCCRGLYVRNKRTVAENVKRKLDAIDASRAMRRRKLWGYREQREKMSPEWENLKYRDRGEKLIKVGKLLSDQLSLLEIFLFDDVDKDLLHDEDGNDEVEPRRKGKWWQRSKSKSNYRVEVQESETREAEV, from the exons ATGGTGCGCAAACAATATTGGATCAAGTTCTTCATAACCGTGGTGCTCATCATTCTCCCCGTGACTGCCATGGGACTCATTGCCGGCTTCAAGCACGAGGAAGTCAAATTCAAGAACATGCTGTCCAGCATGGTGATGGTGCTGCTGTTTCAGTACTTGCTCGGCGATCCAATCCGGTTCGCCATTCAATCGATCGACGAGGCATTCTGGCCCCCGCCCATCTATATTCCGCCGCGGATGAAGGAGCCCGACACCATTAACCGGGTGGACTTTCTCAAGCAGCGGCTGGCCAGCCAACGGAGGAATCTGGTCATATCATCGCGGTACCGCAACTGGGCGGTTAACGAGAAGTATGTGCTGATCGCCCAGGACCTGCTCATCTATTGCAAATATTTCCTCTGCCTAATGATCATGGTGCTGATGTCACGGGACGAGACGCACTACCACAACACGCGCAGCATCCAGAGCCTCTTTTGGAACAATCACACGGACTACTATGGCCTAAAAGAGGTGTACTTTCTTAACCAACTGTACGATTTTATCGAGTCCACACTGGTCGTTGCCTTCAATGCCAACTTAAGCCGCTTCGGCGGCCCAGGCTGGGTGCACGCCGAGCAGACGGTGATGCTGGGCGTGATTAGATTGCGCCAGGTACGCGTTGAAGATACCAAAGTTGGCTGGACAGAACCCCAGTTCTCCGACATGTACTACATGCCCGACTGGCAACTGCCCTATCGCCGGCTCCACTATGCGGATAAGTACTGGCGCATTTACGAGCCCTGGATACCCATTACGATCAGCTTCGAGTTTCTCGACTGGCTCCTCATGAACTTTGACCATGTGGGCTATCTTCACAGATATCCGGAGCTCATCGGCTATGTAAGTCTGCTGGCCAGGAGTGTGCCCAACAACTTGAAG ATCTTGGACTATCTCATCGAATACCATTGGCTGTCGCTGAACACTTCCGCGGTGTTCATAGACTTTACACTGTACAACGTCGACGTGAATCTGTTCAGCATATGCACGCTGCGCGTGGAGAAGACCCCCTTTGGGCCGGTGGTGCCGCAGGTGGACGTGGACAGTTGGAAGCTGCTTGAGGAAACGGACCAGATGTCATACACCAAGCTGGCCTCCTTGTCTATCTACTTGGTAGTGCTGATCCAATACGCTCAGATGGTGGTCCTCAAAATGTGGTACGAGCCGAATCTGCTGAAGGACGTTTGGAACATACTGGACATACTCATCATACTGCTCAACGTGGTGGTCATCGTGATGGTGCGGATGCGCGAGGCGCTCGTTAACAACATGCTAGTTAAGGTGGCTGGGACCAGCAAAATGGAGTTCATTGACTTTCGTCGCCCGTCGCGCCTGTACGAGATGTCGATTGTAATGGTGGGCTTTCTCATATGCCTCACCACGCTCCGGCTGTGGCGGGTGCTGCAGTTCTCCAGCGTGTTCATGATATTCACCCGGAGCCTGTACTTGGCCTGGACGGGCGTGGCCAACACGGCGATGGTGATCTTTGTCTTCCTCATGGGCTACTGCCTTGCGGTGGTGACCATAAATGGGAATAACAGCGAGCACTTCGTCGGCCTCGTAAAGGCCGTAGTCATGTGCATGTGCTTTGCCTTTGGTTTCAGCAGCTCGGTGAGGCCCTCGGAGCTGTTTCATGGCGGCAGGGTGCTGGGCATGATTCTCTACGCCATTCTGGCCTTTGTCCTGGCCGTCCTCCTGATCAACTTCTTGGCCTCGCTGATCAATCACTTCTTCATCGTGTCCAGGGCGATCCGTGACGCGCAGCCCACGTCGGGCATAAACTTCCTTCAGTTCCTGCGCGTCGAGTATCCGACCTTGTTCGGGTGCTTCCGCAAGCTGCCCTGCTGCCGGGGGCTCTACGTCCGGAACAAGCGAACGGTGGCGGAGAATGTTAAGCGAAAGCTCGATGCCATAGATGCCTCTCGAGCAATGCGGCGGCGCAAGCTTTGGGGATACCGAGAGCAACGTGAGAAAATGTCGCCGGAATGGGAGAATTTGAAGTATCGAGATCGTGGCGAGAAGCTCATCAAAGTGGGCAAGCTCCTGTCCGACCAGCTGAGCCTGCTCGAAATCTTCCTCTTCGATGACGTTGACAAGGATCTGCTGCATGACGAAGATGGTAATGATGAGGTGGAGCCAAGGCGGAAAGGGAAGTGGTGGCAGCGCTCCAAGTCAAAGTCCAACTACCGGGTTGAAGTTCAGGAGAGCGAAACCCGTGAGGCCGAGGTCTAA
- the Tsp3A gene encoding tetraspanin-33: MNNYRYQGGGGGGVGGVGMIGGRGYSGIEVRDMHPHHFTYVSQFVKYMIFLLNFVFWLFGGLLLGIGIYAFKDKWEEANGWVRLETIYDVIFNISLVMIIAGMVIFLVSFSGCLGALRENTFLLKLYSMCLLLFFLMEMAIAIICFVFPQYMNSFLEKQFTDKIIHSYRDDPDLQNFIDFAQQEFKCCGLSNAGYQDWSKNEYFNCSSPSVEKCGVPYSCCINATDISSGLVNIMCGYGVQETPVPEARKRIWTSGCIEIVRVWAERNLYVIAGIALGIALVQLLVIYLAKTLEGQIELQKLRWSA, encoded by the exons ATGAACAACTACAGGTATCAggggggcggcggcggcggtgtaGGTGGCGTGGGGATGATTGGTGGTCGCGGATACAGCGGGATCGAGGTGCGCGACATGCATCCGCATCACTTTACGTACGTGAGCCAGTTCGTCAAGTATATGATCTTCCTGCTGAACTTTGTGTTCTGGCTGTTCGGTGGCCTGCTCCTCGGCATCGGCATCTATGCGTTCAAGGACAAATGGGAGGAGGCAAACGGCTGGGTGCGTCTGGAGACCATTTACGATGTGATCTTTAACATCTCCCTGGTGATGATTATCGCCGGCATGGTCATCTTCCTTGTTAGCTTCTCTGGCTGCCTGGGCGCCCTGCGGGAGAACACTTTCTTGCTGAAGCTCTACTCCATGTGCCTGCTGCTCTTCTTCCTCATGGAAATGGCCATCG CCATAATTTGCTTCGTGTTCCCACAGTACATGAACTCATTCCTGGAGAAACAGTTCACGGACAAGATCATCCACTCGTATCGCGACGATCCGGACTTGCAGAACTTTATTGATTTTGCCCAGCAGGAGTTTAAGTGCTGTGGCCTCAGCAATGCCGGATATCAGGATTGGA GCAAAAATGAGTACTTCAACTGCAGCTCGCCATCGGTGGAGAAGTGTGGTGTGCCCTACAGCTGCTGCATCAATGCCACCGATATATCCTCCGGCCTGGTTAACATCATGTGTGGCTATGGCGTCCAGGAGACGCCTGTGCCGGAGGCTAGGAAACGCATTTGGACCAGCGGCTGCATTGAAATCGTACGCGTGTGGGCCGAACGCAATCTGTACGTGATAGCTGGCATCGCTTTGGGCATCGCTCTCGTCCAGCTGCTGGTCATCTATCTGGCCAAGACCCTGGAGGGTCAAATTGAGTTGCAAAAGTTACGCTGGTCGGCGTGA